The sequence ACTGGAATTGATATGTCAGTTGTATCTCCAAAGATACCAAACATTGCAATCCCACATACGGAAAGTGAGTTTGTTAAAGCAAGAATGATTGTTCCAATTAAATTGGAAAAAGAGATTTCCTTCCATAACATGATTGATCCATCGAAGGAATTCCCAGTGAAGTTTTTATTCATGATCCTAAATAATGATCCAGAAGGCCAATCAAACATTTTGGCACAGATCATGGACTTTATGGCTCGTACTTCTGAAAACGAGCTTGTACCATTCTTTAAGAGTGACGATCCAAAAGAAATTTATTCTTTCTTAGATCGTAAATTTACTAAGTATGCAAAGAGCAACGAATAGAAAAGGAGATAGTTATTATGTTTAAAATTTTAGCTGCTTGTGGTGCCGGAGTTAACTCAAGTCACCAAATCAAAGATGCATTGGAAACAGAAATGAGCAACCGT comes from Companilactobacillus pabuli and encodes:
- a CDS encoding PTS sugar transporter subunit IIA, with the protein product MGELATDQLFSESEVYISKASTQEDVFREIADSLLKKDLVTKDFINNLMEREQNYPTGIDMSVVSPKIPNIAIPHTESEFVKARMIVPIKLEKEISFHNMIDPSKEFPVKFLFMILNNDPEGQSNILAQIMDFMARTSENELVPFFKSDDPKEIYSFLDRKFTKYAKSNE